In the Hermetia illucens chromosome 1, iHerIll2.2.curated.20191125, whole genome shotgun sequence genome, CTttaatgaatatcagaacatataggggcggccaatatagactcgaatacaCTTGTTggtatagtgctccgagctcgaattacggcaccacctacaatcccctctgacaatcaggtgagagtgaacactgaagccattcacaacacagccctcccttcctcgttatcattgatacggccacaaagatacttgaccccagtcgcaaaaaatgtcggaacggctggtttgacgatgaatgtaagctagctagaaacggaagaatgcgcataccgaataatgttgcattctcaaagaacgcgggtacgcgtgGAGATTtagcacgaactccggcgagcgtaGAAGCGActtgatagacggaaaaagaaaacctgggagaaccaacaagtctgtgaactcgaaaagtacaaggagcaaacgcaccaggcaagaatgttttaccaacaagtcagcaggatggagccttatacatctcgatgctcgtcctgccgagacaaagagggaaatctgattgccgacagaatgggtatattggagcgatgcgttgattactttgatgagctattgatcaaccagaacatcggcgagttggaggttccgacatcggttgcaccatctttccatcgaatttaaagccgcctataatccCATAGACAAGATAAAACTgtgcacgaccatgagagaattcggtatcccggcgaaattgataagactaactacgCTAACCCTGACCGAtaaaagccagataaaagcagcagatcactctcgagaccattcgacatcaacagcggtctatgacaagggcaTGCTCTATCATTCGTCCTTTTAACCTGGCcgtgaagaaagtgattcgcgatgcagatgtaaatgcgagaggcaccacgattccgtagcctacataacgacgaaatctatgagcgatacaataaccgtcaggttgttgataaaatccggctcaagaggtgagggtgggcgtgtcacttaatccccATGGATGAAGACGATGAGGTAccagcccggagagtctataagagcaatatctatggtagaaaaataagacgaggcagaccgtgcctgagatgaagcgatggcgtaggtcaggcaccagacagcttttagggatatcgaattattggacctcggcacaaaaccatgatgtctggagtttgttATTAACGCACGCCTAGAACGGACAGCGgctgttgggccgttgatgatgttgatgatgatgaactcttTCTGGCGTATTgagcctttttttttttaagaacctTTTGCTTTCTTGAgagttcctcctccttttcccgtctgtttACCATAGGTATTTTCGACCACGGCTGCTCATTTTCCCCGCACCGACCTGACCTATGTGTTAAGATGACTACACGCGTGCAGCttgttaattattttatttataattccaTCAATTCCATTGATAAAAAAtcactaaattaaattaaattattccgCCTAAAGCAATTTTTTTTGAGTCATGGCCAACCGACTCTTTCCAGAACGTTCACAATTGAGTACCCCCGTAGCGCCAATTGCTCAGTCTTCCTTTGATTATGCCTTCGAATTTGAGGCTAAAATGAAGTGGGCCTGGTTCGAAGGGGTAAGGTGCCTGCAGAAGCCTCCGAGGGTTGCCTTAATTAGGTCGTACGTGCTTAAGTGGAGATCTCTGGACACGTTGGCTACGGTACGTCCGAATCACTGATACAAGTCGTGTGGTTGCAGAAACTCCACGAGGGAGAAATAGTGAAAAGGTTCACGCAATGCATAACCAGAATTCGTTAGCAACACGAGCACGAAAATTATGTAACGGAGAATAGCGAATTTCCATGATCTACCCTTTAGAGGACACTAGGGGGTCATGGAAACATGCAAAAGACTCAGGAAGAAGTACATGCTTAGGAACAAAGGGAAGCATATTGGCAAATGCCTGAGTCACTCGTTTAAGGAGGTCAGCAAACtgctaaaaatgaaaaaaataaaaactggtGCATATCACCTGCAGTCAAACGGAGCTCAATTTACGATCCCTTGGTGCAATTCATGCAAAGCATAGTAGATGAAAATCCTAGGGAATCAAAACAGTATCTGAGGCTTGCGACATTTGCCTACAACACCAGGGTGACCTGCCCGTCAGGCAGCTATTCATTCAGAGACAGTGTCACAATTGTCGTCGCTTTTCTTTATCTTAACGAAGTTACCTTGTAACCACGGGGGAGTTAGCTTATCAGATATCACTGATAAGCGTGGTCAAATCAAAACTGAAGTAAAACTATACTGAGTAGACCCTGGGATTAAAAGACGATAAGTCTTTCATAACAAGCCGCGCTTGGTCACTTGAAATTGCAAAGCAAAGAATATCTGGAAGACGATGGAAGCCAGTTTATTATTTAGATAACGACACCGATCAGAGGGCAGCGAACTGGAAGATTATCATATAATTGTGACGCTGTGGGTGAAGGAATGTCTTGGCGTTGATTCGTCTCTTTCAACTTAGAAGTTACTTATTTCTTAGACCTTCTCTATCTTACCTGTTGTTTCCTTTGAAGAACGGCGGTTTGCTTTTAGATGACCATTTTCGGACCCTTAAATTAAGCTAAGCAGCTTTTAGTTGTGGCTTTTTTGTTCCGTTCGTTGTTTGATTTTCTATGATAAAAGTGACGTGATTCCACCAAATGCACCAATTTGGGGCAAGAGAAAGTCTCCATAGGCAATCCACGAAGTAATTTATGTTCACTTGATAACAACAAGATTAAAACAAGATAGACCTAATTTTCATACATTTTTTATGGTATCTTTGGAGGGTTTTATTTTTCTAGAAAGCAAAGGGTCGTTCCACGCCAATCGGGAGATGGGCTTAATTGTGTGTTTACCATTTTCTCTTCCAAAAACATGAAGAGTAATTTCTTCTATTTTAGCAAAGCTTTGGAAGAACTAGAATGTTTTGCAAAAATATTTAGTGACGTTCCAAAATTAATTCTATCTAAACTTTACACGGAGACTTCCATTAGTCTATTCTTGcatcaaaaatcagaaaaaaaaaccattagTTGTACGTGTCCAAATGAAAGCACATAGATTACCTCCTAGTCTAGTTTTCCTCCGTTCAAATTTGATAATTTTGGAATCAGTGGATGCTGCTTAGGGGTCAGTCTGCCACCGCTAAACATTTATTTGTCTTCTTACAGTGGGAGTCGTGATAAGACCCTGATAAGCCTCTTTGCAATTAGTCTAATTCAAATTTTGGTGCACTACATTGTATACCAATTTGTGCGGGTTCAGTTGAGTGTAGGCCGGCATGGAGTGTTTGTCTCAAAATTGTACCCAGGGGAGTGTTGGACCCGCAAACCAAATCGCGGGTCTCCTAATTCAAACGTTGTTAACTGCATTTTGCTCTATTTCGGATGAAAATCAGTGGCCGGCCAATTATGGACCAGCAGCAATTGAGAAAGGTTAGTAGAATTGATAACCTTGAActtgattttgaaaattgtttgttttcggTATAGAGTGTGAAATATGTCGATATTAGGTTGTGTTGCTAAGTTGATTCACTTTTGACAGATCAGAATCTAATACTATTAGCAAACTTAGATATTCACTAATGGTAACCTAAATCCAATATTTCAGGCTTGGACCCTTATGATTTCATTATCATCGGTGGAGGAACAGCCGGTTCTGTTCTAGCCAATCGGCTTAGTGAAGACCCTTCCCATAAAGTTCTTCTTCTAGAAGCTGGAGGCAACCCACCTGTCGAATCCGAAGTTCCCCAATGGTTCTCAGCAATGCAATTGACAAACTACGATTGGCAATATCAAACCGAACCTGCTAAAAAATCTTGCCTAGCAATGCGTGGCTCGAAATGCAACTGGCCTCGTGGAAGACAACTTGGGGGCACCAGTAGTCTGAACGGAATGCTCCATATTCGAGGCAATCGAAAAGATTTTGACGAATGGGAAGAAATGGGTAATCCAGGCTGGGGATGGAACAGTGTTTTGGAGTACTTCAAAAAGTCAGAAGACTTTCGTGTTGAGAAAACTTTCTCCGAGCATAGAAACGGAAAGGGTGGTCCCCTCCCAGTTGACTATTTCAATCACACAATGGATACTAGCGTCATTAGCGATATTATTGTAAAAGCCGTTAAGGAACTTGGATTTAAATACGTGACCGAATTCGCAGAAGGAAGTTATCTCGGATACTCAAAAATTCACGCCAACATTCAGAATGGGAAACGGTTCAGCACTGGTAAAGCCTATCTTCCTCCTACCAAAGATAGACCAAATTTACATGTGATCAAATATGCTCATGTGGAAACTATCAAATTCACTGAAGACAAGCGAGCACAAGAGGTAGTTTTCAAATACAATAGATCCGATATCATGACAGCCTCTACCACGAAAGAAATAATACTATCCGCCGGAGCAATATCTACTCCCCATATTCTCATGCTATCCGGAGTTGGACCTGAAAGTCACCTTAAAAAGCAAGGAATACCTCTAGTTGAAAATCTTCCAGTGGGCAATAACTTACAAGATCATGTTTTGGCTCCCGTTTTCTTCACGTTCGGAAAAACTACTGATTCGCCGGTTTCAAAGGAAGAACTGATAGACAGTATCTACCTGTATTTGACTAACAGGACAAGCTCGTTATCTGGTGTAGGCATCATGGACCTCGTTGGCTTT is a window encoding:
- the LOC119646629 gene encoding glucose dehydrogenase [FAD, quinone]-like yields the protein MECLSQNCTQGSVGPANQIAGLLIQTLLTAFCSISDENQWPANYGPAAIEKGLDPYDFIIIGGGTAGSVLANRLSEDPSHKVLLLEAGGNPPVESEVPQWFSAMQLTNYDWQYQTEPAKKSCLAMRGSKCNWPRGRQLGGTSSLNGMLHIRGNRKDFDEWEEMGNPGWGWNSVLEYFKKSEDFRVEKTFSEHRNGKGGPLPVDYFNHTMDTSVISDIIVKAVKELGFKYVTEFAEGSYLGYSKIHANIQNGKRFSTGKAYLPPTKDRPNLHVIKYAHVETIKFTEDKRAQEVVFKYNRSDIMTASTTKEIILSAGAISTPHILMLSGVGPESHLKKQGIPLVENLPVGNNLQDHVLAPVFFTFGKTTDSPVSKEELIDSIYLYLTNRTSSLSGVGIMDLVGFMNTTDSNALYPNIQFHHFFYKKGSPHLHFYLTSAGYNDIVKYQLIKANEKTHILVIYAVLLKPKSRGTIRLQSKNTNIKPKIKTKFFDKPEDEDTLLRGVGHVVNLEETKVFQQNGANVLQLQFPTCNTAEWSGEYWKCYIRHMSTSIYHAVGTAKMAPVTDPTSVVDLELKVKGISGLRIVDASVMPTIPSANTNAAVTMIAEKAADLIKKAWSKGRSGDEL